A single region of the Halopiger xanaduensis SH-6 genome encodes:
- a CDS encoding BCCT family transporter, whose product MSTADRDGASDDDGALRTFVAELDPVVFGVGFVVAASIVVAFLLREERTLELMEGTNEFLWTSFGWAYLVSMFALVAFVLFLIFGPWGNIKLGDPDEDPEFSFLAYFAMLYSAGIAAGIVFWGPAEAIFHYSTPSPFSGVEAETTGAAVSALQYTFFHWGLSAWSAYVIIGIPIAYFAYRKGAPMRISTIIAPIVGLDNLEGPWAKLVDILAVFATIGGIATTLGLVGNQFLVGLEYAGGVSFGDAGTVLVITGLTVAFTISVALGVEKGIRRVSYFNMGLFGLLTVAAFVLGPSVYIMTVGTQALGAYINEFVSMSLFMGASETGGQGADSGFVGAWTVFYWAWWFSWAPFVGLFIARISRGRTVRQVAATGVVASTAVTIPWFATMGGTSIFLESSGQAEILGTLEAWGFNEAVAGYPLFEALPAGELLTVLFLVLVTTFFVTSADSSTLALGMLTTGGKRKPSTINRVIWGALMGALASLLMVAGGTTALQQAAIIAGGPFAVITLVAVGVMISVFGSRRALFLREEDRSEAPTGQAMPEDD is encoded by the coding sequence ATGAGTACCGCCGACCGCGACGGGGCGAGCGACGACGACGGGGCGCTGCGAACGTTCGTCGCCGAACTCGATCCCGTCGTCTTCGGCGTCGGCTTCGTCGTCGCCGCGTCGATCGTCGTCGCGTTCCTCCTTCGAGAGGAGCGGACGCTCGAGCTCATGGAGGGGACCAACGAGTTCCTGTGGACGAGCTTCGGCTGGGCGTACCTCGTTTCGATGTTCGCCCTCGTGGCCTTCGTTCTGTTCCTCATCTTCGGGCCGTGGGGGAACATCAAACTGGGCGACCCCGACGAGGACCCCGAGTTCAGCTTTCTGGCGTACTTCGCCATGCTGTACTCGGCGGGGATCGCCGCGGGCATCGTCTTCTGGGGGCCGGCCGAAGCGATCTTCCACTACTCGACGCCGTCCCCGTTCTCCGGGGTCGAGGCCGAAACGACGGGCGCCGCCGTCAGCGCCCTCCAGTACACGTTCTTCCACTGGGGGCTCTCGGCCTGGTCGGCGTACGTGATCATCGGTATTCCGATCGCGTACTTCGCCTACCGGAAGGGCGCGCCGATGCGCATCTCGACGATCATCGCGCCGATCGTCGGCCTCGACAACCTCGAGGGGCCCTGGGCGAAGCTCGTCGACATCCTCGCCGTCTTCGCGACCATCGGCGGCATCGCGACGACGCTCGGGCTGGTCGGGAACCAGTTCCTCGTCGGGCTCGAGTACGCCGGCGGCGTCTCGTTCGGCGACGCGGGGACCGTGCTCGTGATCACGGGGCTGACCGTCGCCTTCACGATCTCGGTCGCGCTCGGCGTCGAGAAGGGGATCCGGCGGGTATCGTACTTCAACATGGGGCTGTTCGGCCTCCTGACGGTCGCGGCGTTCGTGCTCGGCCCGTCGGTGTACATCATGACCGTCGGGACCCAGGCGCTGGGCGCGTACATCAACGAGTTCGTGTCGATGAGCCTCTTCATGGGCGCGTCCGAAACCGGCGGCCAGGGGGCCGACTCCGGCTTCGTCGGCGCCTGGACCGTCTTCTACTGGGCCTGGTGGTTCTCGTGGGCGCCGTTCGTCGGCCTCTTCATCGCCCGGATCTCGCGGGGCCGGACGGTCCGACAGGTCGCCGCGACCGGCGTCGTCGCCTCGACGGCCGTCACCATCCCCTGGTTCGCGACGATGGGCGGGACGTCCATCTTCCTCGAGTCGAGCGGCCAGGCGGAAATCCTCGGCACGCTCGAGGCCTGGGGGTTCAACGAGGCCGTCGCCGGCTACCCGCTGTTCGAGGCGCTGCCGGCCGGCGAGTTGCTCACCGTCCTCTTCCTGGTGCTGGTGACGACGTTCTTCGTGACGTCGGCCGACTCCTCGACGCTCGCGCTGGGGATGCTCACCACCGGCGGGAAACGCAAGCCCTCGACGATCAACCGCGTCATCTGGGGCGCCCTCATGGGCGCGCTGGCCTCGCTGCTGATGGTCGCCGGCGGCACCACGGCGCTCCAGCAGGCGGCGATCATCGCCGGCGGCCCCTTCGCGGTCATCACGCTCGTCGCGGTCGGCGTCATGATCTCGGTCTTCGGTAGCCGCCGGGCGCTGTTCCTCCGCGAGGAGGATCGGTCCGAAGCCCCGACCGGCCAGGCGATGCCCGAGGACGACTGA
- the ilvA gene encoding threonine ammonia-lyase, which translates to MNGAYETVEIADVEAARDRLDDESVVKRTPVERSTSLDDMTGAEVHLKMEHLQWTGSFKTRGAYNKIAQCVADVGVDRVVAASAGNHAQGVALAATKLGVDSTIVMPRGAPQAKVDATRSYGADVELVGSDFRDAMAHAKGLVDDDATEFVHAYDDPAIVAGQGTLGLEMYDDLPDVDTVVVPIGGGGLISGIATAFAERSPETRIVGVQAAGASTVSESLRKGAAVSLDSVDTIADGIATGGISELTLSLIEEHVDEVVTVTDGEIARAVLLLLERAKQVVEGAGAASVAAIVSDELDVRGETVMPLLSGGNLDMTMLQTVLVHALTDREQLLKLRVRIDDRPGKMEEVSGLIADHGANIRTVRHDRSAPELDVGEAHLVFQVETSGAGQSRAIVRSIRDHGYEVRRVNA; encoded by the coding sequence ATGAACGGAGCGTACGAGACCGTCGAGATCGCCGACGTCGAGGCGGCTCGAGACCGGCTCGACGACGAGTCGGTCGTCAAGCGCACGCCGGTCGAGCGGAGCACGTCCCTCGACGACATGACCGGCGCCGAGGTCCACCTCAAGATGGAGCACCTCCAGTGGACGGGCTCGTTCAAGACCCGCGGCGCGTACAACAAGATCGCGCAGTGCGTCGCCGACGTCGGCGTGGACCGGGTCGTCGCGGCCAGCGCCGGCAACCACGCCCAGGGCGTCGCGCTCGCGGCGACGAAGCTCGGCGTCGACTCCACGATCGTCATGCCCCGCGGCGCGCCCCAGGCGAAGGTCGACGCCACCCGGAGCTACGGCGCCGACGTCGAACTCGTCGGCAGCGACTTCCGGGACGCGATGGCCCACGCGAAAGGGCTCGTCGACGACGACGCGACCGAGTTCGTCCACGCCTACGACGACCCCGCGATCGTCGCCGGCCAGGGAACCCTCGGCCTCGAGATGTACGACGACCTCCCCGACGTCGACACCGTCGTCGTCCCGATCGGCGGCGGCGGGCTGATCTCGGGGATCGCGACGGCCTTCGCCGAGCGCTCGCCGGAGACGCGCATCGTCGGCGTGCAGGCGGCCGGCGCGTCGACCGTCTCCGAGAGCCTCCGGAAGGGCGCGGCGGTCTCGCTCGACTCGGTGGACACGATCGCCGACGGCATCGCGACCGGCGGCATCTCGGAGTTAACACTCTCGCTGATCGAGGAGCACGTCGACGAGGTGGTCACCGTCACCGACGGCGAGATCGCCCGCGCGGTGTTGCTGTTGCTCGAGCGGGCCAAGCAGGTGGTCGAAGGGGCCGGCGCGGCGTCGGTCGCGGCGATCGTCAGCGACGAACTCGACGTGCGCGGCGAGACGGTGATGCCCCTCCTGAGCGGGGGCAACCTCGACATGACGATGCTGCAGACGGTGCTCGTCCACGCGCTGACCGACCGCGAGCAACTGCTCAAGCTGCGCGTCCGGATCGACGACCGGCCCGGAAAGATGGAGGAGGTCTCGGGGCTCATCGCCGACCACGGCGCCAACATCCGGACCGTCCGGCACGACCGCTCGGCGCCCGAACTGGACGTCGGCGAGGCCCACCTCGTCTTCCAGGTCGAGACGAGCGGCGCGGGCCAGTCGCGAGCGATCGTCCGCTCGATCCGCGATCACGGGTACGAGGTCAGGCGGGTCAACGCGTGA
- a CDS encoding GcvT family protein yields the protein MSTGNTLPDSAGTVVVGAGCVGCSAAYHLTRLGREDVVVVDQGPLFETGGSTSHAPGLVFQTGGNKLMTRMASYTRRLYEDLDGFRTCGGIEVAYTEDRWDFLKRKRERGQSYGIEGGELLSPDAVADRVPQIDPEVIRGGYYVPTDGKAHAVDASAAMAEQARSAGAEFYGDTTVTDLEVEDGEIQTVVTDRGTIDADEVLVATNIWGPLFGDMVGVDIPLVPCAHQYLVSDELPELAGADREIEQPLLRHQDRSLYFRQHGERYGIGSYNHESLLVDPEDIYGPEKLEDLGLEYPSLREFTSEHFYENTHPDHDQAAYDAACELVPSLRDAEFESAINGMFCFTPDGMPILGPTEEIDGLWWALAIWVTQSGGAGSIVAHWMEDGVPRLDGERVDATGAHISRFQPHAGSREYTRGRGAQQYQEVYQLIHPREQPQDQRGLRRSPFYRRQEELGAEFYDSGGWETPQWYETNEALLEEYDVPDRPDWLDRGWSKAQGVEHRAVRDRVAMVDMTTYTGIEVTGDGATAFLQRLLTNDVDVSPGRIRYAAMCNEDGGILADVTVARLAEDRYTVFTGGGNSATLHSRWLREHAPDDGSVSVRTRDSDMCGIGVFGPDSRAVLSSLVEADLSNDAFPFYTAQETYLESVPVTMLRLSYAGELGWELYAPMEYGARLWELIEDAGDEYGIVPMGWAALDSTSMEKGFRLWGTDVTPEYDPYEAGIGFAVDLETDFIGKDALVEARENGIDRKLVPITLDEPGAVVDTGYPVLEPDGDDALGYVTRADYGYSIDAGIAYAYLPAAAAEAGRDVEISYENDRYAGTVRDEPLFDPDREKMLR from the coding sequence ATGAGTACAGGGAACACGCTTCCCGACAGCGCGGGAACCGTCGTCGTCGGCGCGGGCTGCGTCGGCTGCAGCGCCGCCTACCACCTCACCCGCCTCGGGCGCGAAGACGTCGTCGTCGTCGATCAGGGGCCGCTGTTCGAGACCGGCGGCTCCACCTCGCACGCGCCGGGGCTGGTCTTCCAGACGGGCGGAAACAAGCTGATGACCCGGATGGCGTCGTACACGCGCCGGCTGTACGAGGACCTGGACGGCTTCCGGACCTGCGGCGGGATCGAGGTGGCGTACACCGAGGACCGCTGGGACTTCCTCAAGCGAAAGCGCGAACGAGGGCAGTCCTACGGGATCGAGGGCGGCGAACTGCTCTCGCCCGACGCGGTCGCCGACCGCGTCCCGCAGATCGACCCCGAGGTCATCCGCGGGGGCTACTACGTTCCGACGGACGGCAAGGCCCACGCCGTCGACGCCTCCGCGGCGATGGCCGAGCAGGCCCGGTCGGCCGGCGCCGAGTTCTACGGCGATACGACCGTCACGGACCTCGAGGTCGAGGACGGCGAAATTCAGACGGTCGTCACCGACCGCGGAACCATCGACGCCGACGAGGTGCTGGTCGCGACGAACATCTGGGGGCCGCTGTTCGGCGACATGGTCGGCGTCGACATCCCCTTAGTCCCCTGCGCCCACCAGTACCTGGTCTCGGACGAACTCCCGGAACTGGCCGGCGCGGACCGCGAGATCGAGCAGCCGCTGCTCCGCCACCAGGACCGGTCGCTGTACTTCCGCCAGCACGGCGAGCGCTACGGCATCGGCTCGTACAACCACGAGTCGCTGCTGGTCGATCCCGAAGACATCTACGGGCCCGAGAAGCTCGAGGACCTGGGCCTGGAGTACCCCTCGCTGCGGGAGTTCACGTCCGAGCACTTCTACGAGAACACCCACCCCGATCACGACCAGGCGGCCTACGACGCGGCCTGCGAGCTCGTCCCCTCCCTGCGGGACGCCGAGTTCGAGTCCGCGATCAACGGGATGTTCTGTTTCACCCCCGACGGGATGCCGATCCTCGGGCCGACGGAGGAGATCGACGGGCTCTGGTGGGCGCTCGCGATCTGGGTCACCCAGTCGGGCGGCGCCGGGAGCATCGTCGCTCACTGGATGGAAGACGGCGTGCCCCGCCTCGACGGCGAGCGCGTCGACGCCACGGGCGCGCACATCTCGCGGTTCCAGCCCCACGCGGGCTCGCGGGAGTACACGCGGGGCCGGGGCGCCCAACAGTACCAGGAAGTCTACCAGCTGATCCACCCGCGCGAGCAGCCTCAGGACCAGCGCGGGCTCCGCCGGAGTCCGTTCTACCGTCGGCAGGAGGAACTCGGTGCGGAGTTCTACGATTCGGGCGGCTGGGAGACCCCGCAGTGGTACGAGACCAACGAGGCCCTGCTCGAGGAGTACGACGTTCCCGACCGGCCGGACTGGCTCGACCGCGGCTGGTCGAAGGCCCAGGGCGTCGAGCACCGGGCGGTCCGCGACCGCGTCGCGATGGTCGACATGACCACCTACACCGGCATCGAGGTGACCGGCGACGGCGCGACGGCGTTCCTCCAGCGGCTCCTGACGAACGACGTCGACGTCTCGCCGGGCCGGATCCGCTACGCGGCGATGTGCAACGAGGACGGGGGCATCCTCGCGGACGTGACGGTCGCGCGGCTCGCCGAGGACCGCTACACGGTGTTCACGGGCGGCGGGAACTCCGCGACGCTACACTCGCGGTGGCTCCGCGAGCACGCGCCCGACGACGGCTCGGTGTCGGTGCGGACCCGCGACTCCGACATGTGCGGGATCGGCGTCTTCGGGCCCGACTCCCGCGCGGTCCTCTCGTCGCTCGTTGAGGCGGACCTCTCGAACGACGCGTTCCCGTTCTACACCGCTCAGGAGACCTACCTCGAGAGCGTCCCGGTCACGATGCTCCGGCTCTCCTACGCCGGGGAACTGGGCTGGGAGCTGTACGCGCCGATGGAGTACGGCGCGCGGCTCTGGGAGCTGATCGAGGACGCCGGCGACGAGTACGGCATCGTCCCGATGGGCTGGGCGGCCCTCGATTCGACGAGCATGGAGAAGGGATTCCGGCTGTGGGGGACCGACGTCACGCCCGAGTACGACCCCTACGAGGCCGGGATCGGCTTCGCGGTCGACCTCGAGACGGACTTCATCGGGAAGGACGCGCTCGTGGAGGCTCGAGAGAACGGGATCGACCGCAAGCTCGTCCCGATCACGCTCGACGAGCCGGGCGCGGTCGTCGATACTGGCTACCCGGTGCTCGAGCCCGACGGCGACGACGCGCTCGGCTACGTCACCCGGGCGGACTACGGCTACTCGATCGACGCCGGGATCGCCTACGCCTACCTGCCGGCGGCGGCCGCCGAGGCGGGCCGGGACGTCGAGATCAGCTACGAGAACGACCGGTACGCCGGGACGGTCCGGGACGAGCCGCTGTTCGATCCCGACCGCGAGAAGATGCTCCGCTGA
- a CDS encoding EamA family transporter — protein MGLPEIDSAVFFGSITMVTWGIWVVLGNAASESIDPRTAAAISYLVAGPLALGFIIVSDASLAITARGGLLAGTAGLFTGIGLISMYVGLSGGSTTIVSTLGAMYFVVAALIGMVVLGDDVTVTRLVGIAFAVLGVVLVTR, from the coding sequence ATGGGGCTCCCCGAGATAGATTCGGCCGTGTTCTTCGGGTCGATTACGATGGTCACGTGGGGAATCTGGGTCGTCTTGGGCAACGCTGCGTCGGAGTCCATCGACCCGAGGACGGCCGCCGCGATCTCCTATCTCGTTGCGGGGCCCCTTGCGCTCGGGTTCATCATCGTTTCAGACGCGTCGCTCGCCATCACCGCGAGAGGCGGCCTGCTCGCCGGTACGGCCGGATTGTTCACCGGAATCGGCCTGATTTCGATGTACGTCGGCCTCTCCGGCGGGTCGACGACGATCGTCTCGACGCTCGGTGCGATGTACTTCGTCGTCGCGGCCCTCATCGGGATGGTCGTCCTCGGAGACGACGTGACGGTAACGAGACTCGTCGGGATAGCCTTCGCGGTTCTCGGAGTCGTCCTGGTCACCCGATAG
- the solA gene encoding N-methyl-L-tryptophan oxidase has translation MHETDDRYDVVVIGVGGMGSATTYHLAERGLDVVGLERYDIPHTMGSSHGITRIIRRAYYEHPDYIPLIERAYDLWDDLAEETGRDVLHRTGSIDAGPEDNVVFEGSLRSCEEHDIPHEVLTSAEVSERFPGYDLPEGHKALYQPDGGFVVPEQAIVGHAEAAQAAGAEVRARERVLDWEPTPDEGVRVETDRDTYEADAMVLAAGAWNYKFTDALEGLAVPERQVLGWFQPERPATFEPDSFPVWNLKVPEGRFYGLPIYDVPGMKLGKYHHFDEDVDPDEYDREPNREDERLLREVVENYFPEAAGPTMRLATCMFTNSPDEHFILDTLPDHPQVAVGAGFSGHGFKFASVIGEILADLAADGETDHPIEMFGLDRFDDA, from the coding sequence ATGCACGAGACGGACGACCGGTACGACGTCGTCGTGATCGGTGTCGGCGGCATGGGCAGCGCGACGACCTACCACCTCGCCGAGCGCGGCCTCGACGTGGTGGGCCTCGAGCGGTACGATATCCCCCACACGATGGGGTCGTCGCACGGCATCACGCGGATCATCCGCCGAGCCTACTACGAACATCCCGATTACATCCCGCTCATCGAACGGGCCTACGACCTCTGGGACGACCTGGCCGAGGAGACCGGCCGCGACGTGCTCCACCGGACGGGATCGATCGACGCCGGCCCCGAGGACAACGTCGTCTTCGAGGGGTCGCTGCGCTCGTGCGAGGAACACGACATCCCCCACGAGGTCCTGACGAGCGCCGAGGTCTCCGAGCGGTTCCCCGGGTACGACCTCCCGGAGGGCCACAAGGCCCTGTACCAGCCTGACGGCGGCTTCGTCGTCCCCGAACAGGCGATCGTCGGCCACGCCGAGGCGGCCCAGGCCGCGGGCGCCGAGGTGCGGGCCCGCGAGCGCGTCCTCGACTGGGAGCCCACCCCGGACGAGGGCGTCCGCGTCGAGACCGACCGGGACACCTACGAAGCCGACGCCATGGTGCTCGCCGCCGGCGCCTGGAACTACAAGTTTACAGATGCGCTCGAGGGGCTCGCGGTACCCGAACGGCAGGTGCTTGGCTGGTTCCAGCCCGAGCGGCCGGCGACGTTCGAACCCGACAGCTTCCCGGTCTGGAACCTGAAGGTCCCCGAGGGCCGGTTCTACGGGCTGCCGATCTACGACGTCCCGGGGATGAAACTCGGGAAGTACCACCACTTCGACGAGGACGTCGACCCGGACGAGTACGACCGGGAACCGAACCGCGAGGACGAGCGGCTCCTCCGCGAGGTCGTCGAGAACTACTTCCCCGAGGCCGCCGGGCCGACGATGCGGCTCGCGACCTGCATGTTCACCAACTCCCCGGACGAGCACTTCATCCTGGACACCCTGCCCGACCATCCGCAGGTCGCCGTCGGCGCGGGCTTTTCGGGCCACGGCTTCAAGTTCGCCAGCGTCATCGGCGAGATCCTCGCCGACCTCGCGGCCGACGGGGAGACCGACCACCCGATCGAGATGTTCGGCCTCGATCGGTTCGACGACGCGTAG
- a CDS encoding aromatic ring-hydroxylating oxygenase subunit alpha, whose amino-acid sequence MTRWNNGRDAVEPVSPDITDETNALPARYFTDPAVHEMEKEKVFGRYWVYAGHANCIPDAGDYFTRNIGDREIIVVRTHDGDIEAFYNVCAHRGSAMVEETPMTDPGNAGRIKCPYHLWTYDLDGSLASTPKSFEDARLNPDLEDEDVSEPDAEENALMSVHTDRIGPFVFVNFADDPMPLEEQAGSMKTELESLPLEEYHLARRIVSEVECNWKVFGGNYSECDHCQANHQDWVRDLELLDSELEVNDYHWILHYQHKEDVDDEMRIHDEHEAKFYYFWPNFTVNMYGTADGYGTYIIDPIDEGRFQLVADYYFADADLSEEEAEFVRTSRQLQEEDFELVERQQRGLESGAIAQAQLGPNEHTVHKLHRLAQEAYEA is encoded by the coding sequence ATGACCCGGTGGAACAACGGTCGAGACGCGGTGGAACCGGTCAGCCCCGACATTACCGACGAAACCAACGCCCTACCGGCGCGGTACTTCACCGACCCGGCGGTCCACGAGATGGAGAAGGAGAAGGTGTTCGGTCGGTACTGGGTGTACGCGGGCCACGCGAACTGCATTCCCGACGCGGGAGACTACTTCACGCGCAACATCGGCGATCGGGAGATCATCGTCGTCCGGACCCACGACGGCGACATCGAGGCGTTCTACAACGTCTGCGCGCACCGCGGGTCGGCCATGGTCGAGGAGACGCCGATGACCGACCCCGGCAACGCGGGCCGGATCAAGTGTCCGTACCACCTCTGGACGTACGACCTCGACGGGTCGCTCGCGAGCACGCCCAAGAGCTTCGAGGACGCGCGCCTGAACCCCGACCTCGAGGACGAGGACGTCTCCGAACCGGACGCCGAGGAGAACGCCCTCATGTCGGTCCACACCGACCGCATCGGCCCGTTCGTCTTCGTCAACTTCGCCGACGATCCGATGCCCCTCGAGGAACAGGCGGGCTCGATGAAGACCGAACTCGAGTCGCTTCCGCTGGAGGAGTACCACCTCGCCAGACGCATCGTCTCCGAAGTCGAGTGCAACTGGAAGGTCTTCGGCGGCAACTACTCCGAGTGCGACCACTGCCAGGCCAACCACCAGGACTGGGTGCGGGACCTCGAGCTCCTCGACTCCGAACTCGAGGTCAACGACTACCACTGGATCCTCCACTACCAGCACAAGGAGGACGTCGACGACGAGATGCGCATCCACGACGAGCACGAGGCGAAGTTCTACTACTTCTGGCCGAACTTCACGGTCAACATGTACGGGACCGCCGACGGCTACGGCACCTACATCATCGATCCGATCGACGAAGGGCGGTTCCAGCTCGTTGCGGACTACTACTTCGCGGACGCCGACCTGTCCGAGGAGGAAGCGGAGTTCGTCCGGACGAGCCGGCAGCTCCAGGAGGAGGACTTCGAACTGGTCGAGCGCCAGCAGCGCGGCCTCGAGTCGGGGGCGATCGCGCAGGCGCAACTCGGGCCGAACGAACACACCGTCCACAAGCTCCACCGCCTCGCGCAGGAGGCCTACGAGGCGTAG
- a CDS encoding helix-turn-helix domain-containing protein encodes MSLIAILDVAHPDLALTPTIRDCPEASVEVVSHSTTDPETGLFFFLVRNADETFEPTLEADHTVADWLLVDDLGSTRLYRLEHTEGTKLISPMATELGGLLLRAESNDRGWTVRLHLPDREALAELWERCQDCDISFELHRMFRRDEWTDGVAPEVTDEQRAALVAAYEEGYFEEPRETSLEELADSLGISPTAVGGRIRRGTGTLVETTLLEE; translated from the coding sequence GTGAGCCTGATCGCGATACTCGACGTCGCCCACCCTGATCTCGCGTTGACGCCGACGATCCGGGACTGTCCGGAGGCGTCCGTCGAGGTCGTTTCCCACTCGACCACCGACCCGGAGACCGGCCTGTTCTTCTTCCTCGTCCGGAACGCGGACGAGACGTTCGAGCCGACGCTCGAGGCGGATCACACGGTCGCCGACTGGCTGCTGGTCGACGACCTCGGCTCGACGCGTCTCTACCGCCTCGAGCACACCGAGGGGACGAAGCTCATCTCGCCGATGGCGACCGAACTCGGCGGCCTCCTGCTGCGGGCCGAGAGCAACGACCGGGGGTGGACCGTCCGCCTTCACCTTCCCGACCGGGAGGCGCTCGCCGAGCTCTGGGAGCGGTGCCAGGACTGCGACATCTCGTTCGAACTGCACCGCATGTTCCGGCGGGACGAGTGGACCGACGGGGTGGCGCCGGAGGTGACCGACGAGCAACGCGCCGCCCTGGTCGCCGCCTACGAGGAGGGGTACTTCGAGGAACCGCGGGAAACGTCGCTCGAGGAGCTCGCCGACTCGCTGGGCATCTCGCCGACCGCGGTCGGCGGCCGCATCCGCCGCGGGACCGGCACGCTCGTGGAGACGACGCTGCTCGAGGAGTGA
- a CDS encoding peroxiredoxin family protein, whose translation MIDAAVEVPLPNVGPGPDQLAIADLAEPVAPADPTTTDGGDPAYETVLLLLHRDHHAGQCRRQVRAVADRYEEFQERGCQVVSVVPEPRERVREWQERYDLPYPLCADPDATVGEAFEQPVRFGPLGRHVDLVGRMPAAVVLDVQDDGDEITVAASHRGHTNMDRPEIDELLATIDRET comes from the coding sequence ATGATCGATGCCGCCGTCGAGGTTCCGTTGCCCAACGTCGGCCCGGGTCCCGACCAGCTCGCGATCGCCGACCTCGCCGAACCGGTCGCGCCGGCGGATCCGACGACGACCGACGGGGGCGATCCCGCCTACGAGACCGTCCTCCTGTTGCTCCACCGCGACCACCACGCCGGCCAGTGTCGCCGGCAGGTCCGGGCCGTCGCGGACCGCTACGAGGAGTTTCAGGAGCGGGGCTGTCAGGTCGTCTCCGTCGTCCCCGAACCCCGCGAGCGCGTTCGCGAGTGGCAGGAACGGTACGACCTACCCTACCCGCTCTGTGCGGACCCGGACGCGACCGTCGGCGAAGCGTTCGAACAGCCCGTCCGGTTCGGTCCGCTCGGCAGGCACGTCGACCTCGTCGGTCGCATGCCCGCGGCGGTCGTCCTCGACGTCCAGGATGACGGCGACGAAATCACCGTCGCCGCCAGCCACCGCGGCCACACGAACATGGACCGTCCGGAAATCGACGAGTTGTTGGCGACGATCGACCGAGAGACGTGA
- a CDS encoding GNAT family N-acetyltransferase gives MSGSGPDFDGRSDVAFVRSATADDALEVRRILDAAMLEPGDVEARIDAGDVLVAGDRRGRGDGSAAARILGTLVLERLEDERGAHIAAIGVRRRHRGRGLGRALVERGLEREGRLTARFDEGVRPFYERLGFSIEPIDGRRHQGVVVAED, from the coding sequence ATGTCCGGCTCCGGTCCCGATTTCGACGGTCGTTCGGACGTCGCGTTCGTCCGCTCCGCAACCGCCGACGACGCCCTCGAGGTCCGGCGTATCTTAGACGCCGCCATGCTCGAGCCGGGCGACGTCGAGGCACGGATCGACGCCGGCGACGTGCTCGTGGCCGGCGACCGCCGGGGTCGCGGCGACGGGTCGGCGGCCGCCCGCATCCTCGGCACGCTCGTCCTCGAGAGGCTCGAGGACGAACGGGGCGCCCACATCGCGGCGATCGGCGTTCGCCGCCGCCACCGGGGTCGCGGACTCGGCCGCGCGCTGGTCGAGCGCGGCCTCGAGCGCGAGGGGCGGCTGACGGCGCGGTTCGACGAGGGCGTCCGACCGTTCTACGAGCGGCTCGGGTTTTCGATCGAGCCGATCGACGGCCGGCGACACCAGGGCGTCGTCGTAGCGGAGGACTGA
- a CDS encoding DUF7521 family protein, producing the protein MTDYALFIAASNAATLVTGGAVATLAYRAFRRTGSPALRAVAAGFAIIVAGSVLGGVAHLLRSVALGVAIQSSFTAGGFAVLLYSLYTETSATTTITVGWSE; encoded by the coding sequence ATGACCGACTACGCGCTCTTCATCGCGGCGAGTAACGCGGCGACGCTCGTAACGGGTGGTGCCGTCGCGACGCTCGCCTACCGGGCGTTCCGCCGCACCGGGTCGCCGGCGCTGCGGGCCGTCGCCGCCGGCTTCGCCATCATCGTGGCGGGCTCCGTCCTCGGCGGCGTGGCGCACCTGCTGCGCAGCGTCGCGCTCGGCGTCGCGATCCAGAGTTCGTTCACGGCCGGCGGCTTCGCCGTCCTGCTGTACTCGCTGTACACGGAGACGAGCGCGACGACGACCATCACCGTGGGGTGGTCCGAGTGA
- a CDS encoding adenylyltransferase/cytidyltransferase family protein produces MTEDSTPDETAADEPTRVVAQGTFDILHPGHVHYLEEAAAAGDELHVIVARADNIAHKPDPVMPDAQRRDTVAALEAVDYARLGHPEDFSVPIEAIDPDVLVLGHDQHHDERDVSAMLAEWGIDCRVERASGLDPDGETLVSSSEIKARVRERHTVEPSR; encoded by the coding sequence GTGACGGAGGATTCGACGCCGGACGAAACGGCAGCCGACGAGCCCACTCGAGTCGTCGCCCAGGGAACCTTCGACATCCTCCACCCTGGCCACGTCCACTACCTCGAGGAAGCCGCCGCCGCGGGCGACGAACTCCACGTCATCGTCGCCCGCGCGGACAACATCGCGCACAAACCCGATCCCGTCATGCCGGACGCGCAGCGCCGGGACACCGTCGCCGCGCTCGAGGCCGTCGATTACGCTCGACTCGGCCATCCCGAGGACTTCTCAGTTCCGATCGAGGCGATCGACCCCGACGTGCTCGTGCTGGGCCACGATCAGCACCACGACGAGCGCGACGTTTCGGCCATGCTCGCCGAGTGGGGAATCGACTGCCGCGTCGAGCGGGCGAGCGGGCTCGACCCGGACGGGGAGACGCTGGTGTCGAGCAGCGAGATCAAAGCCCGCGTCCGCGAGCGCCACACGGTCGAACCCTCCCGGTAG